From the genome of Castor canadensis chromosome 4, mCasCan1.hap1v2, whole genome shotgun sequence, one region includes:
- the Igfbp2 gene encoding insulin-like growth factor-binding protein 2 isoform X2, whose translation MNMLGGGSSAGRKPLKSGMKELAVFREKVTEQHRQMGKGGKHHLGLEEPKKLRPPPARTPCQQELDQVLERISTMRLPDDRGPLEHLYSLHIPNCDKHGLYNLKQCKMSLNGQRGECWCVNPNTGKLIQGAPTIRGDPECHLFYNEQQEAGGAHAQRVQ comes from the exons ATGAACATGTTGGGAGGAGGCAGCAGTGCTGGCCGGAAGCCCCTCAAATCAGGCATGAAGGAGCTGGCTGTGTTCCGGGAGAAGGTCACCGAGCAGCACCGACAGATGGGCAAAGGTGGAAAACACCACCTTGGACTGGAGGAGCCCAAGAAGCTGCGTCCACCACCTGCCAGG accccctgccagcaggaattGGACCAGGTCTTGGAGCGAATCTCCACCATGCGCCTTCCAGATGATCGGGGCCCTCTGGAGCACCTCTACTCCTTACATATTCCCAACTGTGACAAACATGGCCTGTACAACCTCAAACAG tGCAAGATGTCTCTGAATGGACAGCGTGGCGAGTGCTGGTGTGTGAACCCCAACACTGGGAAGCTGATCCAGGGAGCCCCCACCATCCGCGGGGACCCAGAGTGCCATCTCTTCTACAATGAGCAGCAAGAGGCTGGTGGGGCTCATGCCCAGCGGGTGCAGTAA